The Zerene cesonia ecotype Mississippi chromosome 19, Zerene_cesonia_1.1, whole genome shotgun sequence genome has a window encoding:
- the LOC119834710 gene encoding protein bark beetle isoform X1, whose amino-acid sequence MECWKDMGIQKRHSQFGDTKFMWRTAWLIMLCVCCAGQESREELDPYLLNKTLGLTELSGGVLTGGRTVWKTDGSPYLLRDDLLVEREAELVIEPGVEVRFAPMIGITVRGKFLAVGQNGSKITFTSTEERQSSKPFPDIRLVDGPSILAGRVQLLHRGQWRSVCTNSRNWTVNDMETACRQLGFMGGTFYNWMDRQPGRRARLLFEEPKCKGTEYDLFQCDWRSRQLGSGVCDYHPDLAIQCLPHHDDNELRNYGVHWRGLRFEHAVYERILTAENTLYVPTSMSRLSHVIVKNAGLGRDNNATSALDVIGVPPVMDDIEISNCAFNAINVTSPNAPIVINNCTIQNNRGYGVYVNSTYGMTRIENCLIHDNGGDGVKYVVHEMNIDERFDRAEVFDLCTLASTPSQTFPIVMSLEQSRYSNMERDCHQKFYTRPDHVLTLSFIKILTNKNDTGHIYIYDGLTADDKLLMSFNIRNHTRPQSITSTRSRMYVRFHADTRTDITGFIRLTSGISKTYDLNVTDSIISDNNGRGVVIENLRSQIHVHRTSISNNNHVAGLQVVNGAGDINITESRISFNQGDGINVTVTGGNRNISRSIISSNQRYGIAVWINTTQETEYIPTNQTTVVEYSEIFKNLDVGILHGNFCGDSWVNITGNWFNSSVESTVDIATCWLLNDPVKLLNLQIGHNRFYQNLRVPIKIQPALNVMSRIEYNYFEQGDYGAIVILNRVDGKYIEEFEKLPSRFLIQHNYFFGNRGPFVVNLGLSPYSDIQYILFSRNYLRDNKIREQFESIDGTPQLTPRSRVAATIVLASSNIDVFRNIINNPEAQYEIGSHVEDQSKILNCTYNWLGFGEEEKVYNRLFHRKDRFNLAKIIYMPYLLHSSNPGATQINYNSLYVPQFNVPGSNIVGGEVEGIEILRQGEYDVVKDINIRPGGKLILQSGVTLRFPPAIGMMVAGKLDARGKRPNDISFTLKEEIIMSNDTIYETDPEIDPTTPGYLEPVIPIRLLGGRTQYEGRLQVRVEGKWGTVCNYKWNIINAALVCNQLGLALNPDDWFLEPNEIPNAGITEDIILSNVECTEFDNDIAKCKAETVDSFENSCTHENDVGIRCYETSWAGVRFSVIAERADLQYVTIEKAGLLDYSSNLFKPALQIDFARHGLESVRIVNNYHDGLGILYSDLYGADAINTVRNSEFSNNKGSGISFRQLGLKVYSSVIENNKVAGIFHNPHLTGPQQREIAGWFILDPSFNMDESSYRPIMIPEYQTDISLTNGETRHIVFTKQFGEKIIKTYNIKCNPGYVLGLQLLNPIHNFSTESICIYDSQNIHEGSTVWCLDRDLSTFPTTSNSFGVVLKYDSGINALGGVVLVVSTIVAPLQNIRNRIIKGPVPTLHVTNTKIKGNTKGVKALYYNRYLNELGDHFLRKANETIKITNCEIAHNKEEAIYINTPFWDIHESNITEITLMINGSLITDNGRGIYHFARDLRSSNNLYHYVLQDNTFERNMFGGFDISLPYVWQYNENFTHSVYMHNNTWRNNYNFAVVIDGHFAEVNLTKNIFTDNVCRYGLLSIRGMEKKMKIDGNFIERNNGQYMVQFYMDSQSEIMGFVYAVFVYNQVKNNKFSTNINRGAIQRNTDPTYVIGFKGIQKVKVSRNLFGNNALKYTLVAGIKTAKINNLLDVTENWWGSVEESEIRNQIFDFDDWNNHAVATYLPYLLEDSFDSSVSVTFSPQTIVDINELGGRLTSDLTLDGRIAPYVIKSDITVMPDVTLTINPGVILEFAPNVGLLVMGTLNAIGHSQLPIFMRPITPPSDVENRIEKREIGQYSPDYVKHRQQRQLETLIVQDSIRLCTGRNCSITDNNYDRKNEGFLEYYNKTTLQWVPMCDSRFTERNAQVVCRELGFDPINVFFAHDRRVEYHSNSLSRIWSWPEPLQCVGTENRYEDCPIRLNGQLYGHRHECKWDSDFIFIHCGNRNLEDNLEYWGGIRFANPEFEYSLYEHRIHDHHTHETMKKVESTLRNIQIVGAGILHNEKSPAIQSIIRNPHIQNVNITKCAHHGINIVSPTDTIDMMFNSVIDILGEGVNAISLTGEGRESEESSFTPLKDLNLPYHLFSLIDICDSSKVVTVEERVLLYYKYDNNPVNCVKIFKSTFRVKPFGFRLLQFNLFNHTMSYGKRDSITLYDGDIYNITAPQIGYLENGSPEEKKLFRTDGASLSVKLFANGASSVHGFIAEIVTLPISAIGLNRDVQHNISSSVFTKNRDGAISYQSVGEVNPFVAVIRNEFNDNCLKLYGNFTTCQAAVRVDVQNTQTLVFRNNLVRNNVGGLLVRADSRGSATSLRGWIHNNLFFKNHDLPCLQLEGRQSSPYQEVTIYRNYFTRNRVQFKDVIVLRQVVSNFTHNYVHDNTGMRILEVSGFDKVRLPIYQTTSHNGFYKNYALDREGRATVVAGTAGQHYVDNIFFNPDNDYEMITVNRSIFFDYNPNAMSALDLWRTRIDAKHNYWSYNESLAVAGRIRDQSDNPLLLEVDYRPYYMNNLTVLGGGKCPPGWDAVAGTCYMYVGAPMTYEEARLFCLSDNASMPYVSGNYEALYEFIQRQNQWFQYGDRVWVNHIDYVTQCTSFAFSSVEITDCNQKNAFICEIDPKISIDPLSWRGDALAVAFIGVLAAAVLLVILALICWYSKSKHRHLQRLERRNSIRQSLHSVRSIGSINGGFPDNTYRRKLAQMSTRSTDTLTKGSDYKKMLASTTSMESMEKSQFNSSLEDTQSFDIYEAHNPNNIIQLKHSTFNKKPASPEYSVPQNVNINRPYNLAYRNEGYRDNSGAASGAPSMNTVTTEELPIIHHPGGLSPDDTVSPQSERDHYYTSDTLPLRDKTDDPLAMKRELERDGKIYGYGAPNYETQPKLSFLMELRSRIPDEAPQHSTTTFGQRPDPEADKYYEDDLPSPPPVYNYDRSYDSSPQTSHDFDYSPELHSRSRSEAILETNFDFDDNDIHITEADRSHSQPLETAM is encoded by the exons GGTCAAAATGGGAGCAAGATAACGTTTACCAGTACAGAAGAACGGCAGTCTTCGAAACCCTTTCCAGACATACGGCTCGTAGATGGACCGTCTATATTAGCAGGAAGAGTACAGCTGTTACATCGCGGGCAATGGAGATCCGTGTGCACGAACTCGAGGAA TTGGACCGTTAACGACATGGAAACAGCGTGCAGACAATTAGGCTTCATGGGTGGAACGTTTTACAATTGGATGGACCGGCAGCCGGGCCGGCGCGCGCGTCTTTTGTTCGAAGAGCCCAAGTGTAAGGGCACGGAATACGATCTCTTCCAATGTGATTGGCGGTCACGACAACTCGGCTCCGGGGTATGCGACTATCACCCGGATCTCGCTATACAATGCTTACCTCATCACGATGACAACGAACTTAGAAATTACGGTGTGCACTGGCGAGGCCTACGCTTTGAACACGCAGTCTATGAACGGATACTCACTGCGGAAAATACACTCTATGTACCTACTTCGATGTCGAGACTTTCCCACGTAATAGTCAAAAACGCGGGCTTGGGTAGAGATAACAATGCAACCAGTGCTTTGGACGTTATTGGCGTACCCCCCGTGATGGACGATATCGAAATATCCAATTGCGCTTTTAATGCTATCAACGTGACGTCACCCAATGCACCCATAGTTATTAACAATTgtacaatacaaaacaatagaGGTTACGGTGTTTATGTAAATTCTACGTACGGCATGACGAGGATTGAGAATTGCCTGATTCACGACAACGGCGGAGATGGGGTCAAATACGTGGTGCACGAAATGAACATCGACGAGCGATTTGATCGAGCAGAAGTATTCGACTTGTGTACCCTCGCATCAACACCTAGTCAAACATTTCCCATTGTCATGTCTTTGGAACAATCAAGGTATTCGAACATGGAACGTGATTGTCATCAGAAATTTTATACGCGACCCGATCACGTACTAACgttaagttttataaagatcttaaccaataaaaatgatacaggtcacatatatatttacgatGGATTGACTGCTGACGATAAGTTGTTAATGTCCTTTAATATAAGAAACCACACACGACCGCAAAGTATAACGTCTACAAGAAGTAGGATGTATGTAAGATTTCACGCTGACACTAGAACGGATATAACCGGATTTATAAGGTTAACCTCAGGAATTAGTAAGACATATGACTTGAACGTTACAGATTCGATAATATCAGATAATAATGGCAGAGGTGTCGTTATAGAAAATTTGAGATCACAAATTCACGTACATCGTACATCCATTTCTAACAATAATCATGTTGCGGGTCTTCAAGTAGTAAATGGAGCTGGGGATATCAATATAACTGAAAGCAGAATATCTTTCAACCAGGGTGACGGTATTAATGTCACTGTTACTGGGGGTAACAGAAACATATCAAGAAGCATAATAAGTTCGAACCAACGTTATGGTATAGCAGTATGGATAAATACAACGCAAGAGACAGAGTACATACCTACAAATCAAACAACTGTCGTTGAATATTcggaaatattcaaaaatttagaTGTAGGTATTTTACATGGAAATTTCTGTGGTGATAGTTGGGTAAATATAACAGGAAATTGGTTTAATTCAAGCGTGGAAAGCACAGTCGATATTGCAACATGTTGGTTACTTAATGATCccgtaaaattattaaatctacaAATAGGTCACAATCGATTCTATCAAAACTTACGTGTACCTATAAAAATTCAACCAGCTCTTAATGTAATGAGTAGAAtagaatacaattattttgaacAGGGAGATTATGGAGCAatcgtaatattaaatagggtTGACGGAAAATATATAGAAGAGTTTGAAAAGCTACCATCGAGATTCCTTatacaacataattatttctttggtAATAGAGGACCTTTTGTTGTGAATCTCGGTCTATCTCCATATAgtgatattcaatatatattattttcaagaaattatttacGAGATAACAAAATAAGAGAACAATTTGAATCTATAGATGGAACTCCACAATTAACACCAAGGAGTAGGGTCGCAGCAACAATAGTTTTAGCATCTAGTAATATAGACGTAttcagaaatattattaataatccaGAGGCACAATATGAAATTGGATCTCATGTAGAAGACCAGAGCAAAATACTTAATTGTACATACAACTGGCTTGGGTTTGGCGAAGAAGAAAAAGTCTACAACAGATTATTTCACCGAAaagatagatttaatttagctaaaattatttatatgccaTATTTATTGCATAGTAGTAATCCTGGAgcaacacaaataaattataattcactCTATGTGCCCCAATTTAATGTTCCTGGGTCAAATATCGTAGGTGGAGAAGTGGAAGGTATAGAAATACTGCGACAAGGGGAATACGATGTAgtgaaagatataaatattcgcCCTGGAGGTAAATTAATTCTTCAATCTGGCGTAACTCTTAGATTTCCTCCGGCAATAGGAATGATGGTAGCTGGAAAATTAGACGCGAGAGGGAAACGGCCAAATgatatttcttttacattaaaagaaGAGATTATTATGAGTAATGATACAATATATGAAACGGACCCAGAAATAGACCCCACCACACCGGGTTACTTGGAACCGGTTATACCAATAAGACTTTTAGGTGGAAGAACTCAATACGAAGGTAGATTACAAGTCCGCGTAGAGGGCAAGTGGGGTACCGTATGCAACTATAAatggaatattattaatgcagCCTTAGTATGTAATCAATTGGGCTTAGCACTTAACCCCGATGATTGGTTCTTAGAACCAAATGAAATACCCAATGCTGGTATTACAGAAGACATTATTTTGTCTAATGTAGAGTGTACTGAATTCGATAATGATATAGCAAAATGTAAAGCCGAAACAGTTGATAGCTTTGAGAATTCGTGTACTCACGAAAACGATGTTGGAATACGTTGTTACGAAACTAGCTGGGCTGGTGTACGATTTAGTGTTATTGCTGAACGCGCAGACTTGCAATATGTAACAATTGAGAAAGCGGGTCTTCTCGATTACTCTTCGAATTTGTTTAAGCCAGCACTTCAAATAGACTTTGCAAGACATGGTTTAGAAAGTGTGAGGATCGTCAATAATTATCACGATGGATTAGGAATACTGTATTCAGATTTGTATGGTGCTGATGCTATTAATACTGTAAGAAATTCAGagtttagtaataataaaggaAGTGGAATCAGCTTTAGGCAACTTGGTCTTAAAGTTTACAGTTCCgtcattgaaaataataaagtagctGGTATTTTTCACAATCCGCATTTAACTGGGCCTCAACAGAGAGAAATAGCAGGATGGTTTATTTTAGATCCCAGTTTTAATATGGATGAATCGAGTTATAGACCAATTATGATACCTGAATATCAAACAGATATTTCTCTTACAAACGGGGAGACAAGACACAtagtatttacaaaacaatttggcgaaaaaattataaaaacctaTAATATCAAATGCAATCCAGGCTATGTTCTAGGATTGCAGCTGTTGAATCCGATTCATAACTTCTCTACGGaaagtatttgtatttatgacTCGCAAAATATTCACGAAGGAAGTACTGTATGGTGTCTAGATCGTGACCTATCTACCTTTCCTACTACAAGTAATAGTTTTGGCGTCGTGCTTAAATATGATAGTGGTATAAATGCATTAGGTGGAGTGGTTTTAGTTGTGAGTACAATTGTTGCTCCTTTACAAAATATCAgaaatagaattattaaagGACCTGTTCCTACACTTCACGTGACTAATACCAAAATTAAAGGAAACACGAAAGGTGTAAAGGCTTTGTATTATAATCGGTATTTAAATGAACTCGGTGATCATTTCCTTCGAAAAGCTAATGAGacaatcaaaataacaaactgTGAAATAGCTCATAATAAAGAAGAAGCTATTTATATCAACACACCTTTTTGGGATATTCATGAAAGTAATATTACGGAAATCACATTAATGATAAATGGTTCCTTAATAACAGACAATGGAAGAGGAATTTATCATTTTGCTAGAGATTTAAGAAGCTCTAATAATTTGTATCATTACGTTCTTCAAGATAATACCTTTGAAAGAAACATGTTCGGAGGGTTTGATATAAGCTTACCGTATGTTTGgcaatataatgaaaacttCACACATTCTGTTTACATGCATAATAATACCTGGCGgaacaattacaattttgcTGTCGTCATAGATGGACATTTTGCGGAAGTCAATCTaactaaaaacatttttacagaCAATGTTTGCCGATATGGGTTATTATCAATTCGAGGAATGGAAAAGAAAATGAAGATAGATGGCAATTTTATCGAACGAAATAACGGTCAATATATGGTACAATTTTACATGGACAGTCAAAGTGAAATTATGGGATTTGTATATgcagtttttgtttataatcaagttaaaaataataaattttcaacaaatattaatagggGAGCGATTCAGAGAAATACAGACCCAACTTATGTTATAGGTTTCAAGGGTATTCAGAAAGTGAAGGTTTCTCGAAATTTGTTTGGCAacaatgcattaaaatatactcttGTGGCTGGGATTAAAACtgctaaaattaataatcttttaGATGTAACAGAAAATTGGTGGGGTAGTGTAGAAGAAAGTGAAATTagaaatcaaatatttgattttgatgattggAATAACCACGCAGTCGCTACATATTTACCTTATTTATTAGAAGATAGCTTTGACTCAAGTGTATCTGTTACCTTTAGCCCACAAACAATAGTCGATATAAATGAGCTTGGCGGTCGCTTGACATCCGATCTTACCTTGGATGGACGCATAGCACcatatgttattaaatctGATATAACAGTTATGCCAGATGTTACTCTTACAATCAATCCAGGAGTGATTTTAGAGTTTGCTCCGAATGTTGGATTATTAGTAATGGGAACTCTAAATGCCATCGGTCACAGTCAATTGCCAATATTTATGAGACCCATTACCCCGCCAAGCGATGTTGAAAATCGAATTGAAAAAAGAGAAATAGGACAATACTCACCAGATTATGTAAAACATCGTCAGCAACGTCAATTAGAAACGCTAATTGTCCAAGATTCAATTCGGCTATGTACGGGCAGAAATTGTTCTATAACTGATAACAACTATGACAGGAAAAATGAAGGCTTTTTAGAATACTATAACAAAACTACATTACAGTGGGTACCCATGTGTGACAGCCGATTTACGGAGAGAAATGCTCAAGTCGTATGTCGGGAATTAGGTTTCGAtcctataaatgtattttttgctcATGATCGAAGAGTTGAGTATCATAGTAACTCTTTGTCAAGGATTTGGTCTTGGCCAGAACCTTTACAGTGTGTTGGAACTGAAAACCGATATGAAGACTGTCCTATTAGATTAAACGGACAGCTTTATGGGCACCGACATGAATGTAAGTGGGattcagattttatttttatacattgcgGGAACAGAAATCTAGAAGATAATCTTGAATATTGGGGTGGGATAAGATTTGCGAATCCCGAATTTGAATATTCGCTTTACGAACATAGAATTCACGATCACCACACACatgaaacaatgaaaaaagttGAAAGTACACTGCGGAACATTCAAATAGTCGGAGCGGGCATTTTACACAACGAGAAGTCGCCAGCAATACAGAGTATCATTAGAAATCCTCATATCCAGAATgtgaatattacaaaatgcGCTCACCATGGCATTAACATAGTTTCACCTACGGACACTATCGACATGATGTTTAACTCTGTCATAGATATTCTTGGCGAGGGAGTTAATGCGATATCTCTAACCGGTGAAGGAAGAGAATCGGAAGAATCTAGTTTTACTCCATTGAAGGATCTCAACTTGCCATACCATCTATTTTCTCTTATTGACATCTGTGACAGTTCAAAGGTAGTGACGGTGGAAGAAAGAGTCCTTCTGTACTACAAATACGATAATAATCCAGTAAactgtgtaaaaatatttaaaagtacctTTAGAGTGAAACCGTTTGGTTTCAGgttgttacaatttaatttattcaaccATACTATGAGTTATGGCAAAAGAGACTCTATAACGCTTTATGATGgagatatttataacatcacGGCACCTCAGATAGGCTATCTAGAGAATGGTTCGCCTGAGGAGAAGAAATTATTCAGGACGGATGGAGCTAGTTTGAGCGTGAAGTTATTTGCAAATGGTGCTTCGTCGGTGCATGGTTTTATTGCTGAGATTGTCACGTTACCTATATCGGCTATTGGATTGA ATCGCGATGTCCAACACAACATTTCAAGTAGTGTATTTACCAAAAACCGCGATGGTGCCATTAGTTATCAGTCTGTGGGCGAAGTAAATCCTTTCGTAGCTGTTAtaagaaatgaatttaatgatAACTGCCTTAAATTGTATGGAAACTTTACCACGTGTCAAGCTGCTGTGAGGGTAGACGTACAAAATACTCAGACACTTGTGTTCAGA AACAATTTAGTGCGAAACAACGTCGGTGGTTTATTAGTGAGAGCTGATTCACGAGGCTCAGCAACTTCCCTACGAGGATGGATACACAATAATCTCTTCTTTAAGAATCATGATTTGCCGTGTCTACAACTGGAAG gtCGCCAATCGTCGCCCTACCAAGAGGTAACCATCTACCGCAACTACTTCACGCGGAACAGAGTACAATTCAAGGACGTGATAGTGCTGCGCCAAGTCGTATCTAACTTCACTCATAACTATGTGCACGATAACACGGGCATGCGGATTTTGGAAGTCTCCGGGTTTGATAAAGTGCGCCTGCCCATCTATCAGACTACGTCGCATAATGGTTTTTATAA GAACTACGCACTAGATAGAGAAGGCCGCGCGACAGTTGTAGCCGGAACCGCGGGACAGCACTATGTCGACAATATATTCTTTAACCCCGACAATGATTATGAAATGATCACTGTTAATAGATCTAT CTTTTTCGATTATAACCCGAATGCTATGAG TGCCTTAGACCTATGGCGTACACGCATCGACGCGAAACACAACTATTGGAGTTACAATGAGAGCCTAGCTGTCGCGGGCAGGATACGAGACCAATCCGACAATCCGTTACTTCTAGAAGTTGACTATCGGCCGTATTATATGAACAACTTGACGGTACTGGGAGGGGGGAAGTGTCCCCCCGGGTGGGATGCAGTGGCTGGTACCTGCTATATGTATGTGGGGGCGCCGATGACGTATGAGGAGGCTAGGTTGTTTTGCTTG TCAGACAACGCTTCCATGCCTTACGTGTCCGGCAACTACGAGGCACTATACGAATTTATTCAGCGGCAGAACCAATGGTTCCAATATGGCGACCGCGTGTGGGTCAACCATATCGACTATGTGACGCAGTGCACTTCCTTCGCCTTCTCCAGCGTCGAGATTACCGACTGCAATCAGAAGAACGCGTTCATTTGTGAAATTG ATCCAAAAATAAGCATTGACCCGCTCTCCTGGCGAGGTGACGCACTAGCCGTCGCTTTCATTGGTGTGCTGGCGGCCGCTGTACTGCTGGTCATCCTGGCACTTATCTGCTGGTATTCGAAGTCTAAACAcag aCATCTTCAACGTCTAGAACGGCGCAATTCGATTCGACAATCTCTGCATTCGGTGCGTTCTATCGGGAGTATTAATGGGGGTTTCCCTGACAATACTTATAGGAGAAAACTTGCTCAAATG AGTACTCGCTCAACAGACACGCTCACAAAGGGCTCAGACTATAAGAAGATGCTTGCCTCCACCACTTCCATGGAATCAATGGAGAAAAGTCAATTTAACTCGTCGCTTGAAGACACACAAAGCTTCGATATTTATGAAGCGCACAATCcgaataacataatacagtTGAAACATAGCACTTTCAATAAGAAGCCTGCATCACCTGAATATAGCGTACCTCAGAATGTCAACATCAATAGGCCATACAATTTGGCCTATAGGAACGAAG GTTACCGCGACAACTCAGGCGCAGCGAGCGGAGCGCCATCTATGAACACAGTGACAACAGAAGAGTTACCAATCATCCACCACCCGGGCGGGCTGTCGCCGGACGACACCGTGTCGCCGCAGAGCGAGCGCGACCACTACTACACGTCCGACACGCTCCCGCTGCGGGACAAGACTGACGATCCGCTGGCTATGAAGCGCGAGTTGGAGCGAGACGGGAAGATATATGG ATATGGAGCTCCAAACTACGAAACACAACCGAAACTTTCATTCCTTATGGAGCTGCGCTCGCGCATTCCCGATGAAGCGCCACAACACTCTACTACCACTTTTGGACAACGCCCTGATCctg AAGCAGATAAGTACTACGAAGACGATTTACCCAGTCCACCGCCAGTCTATAACTACGATCGCAGCTACGACTCGAGCCCGCAAACTTCACACGATTTCGACTACTCGCCCGAACTTCACTCGCGTTCGCGCTCCGAAGCTATACTCGAAACTAATTTCGATTTCGATGACAATGATATTCATATCACCGAAGCCGACCGATCTCATAGCCAGCCCTTGGAAACTGCTATGTGA